In the genome of uncultured Pseudomonas sp., the window CTTTGCAGGAAGAAGCGGCGCAGGTCGACAGCCGTGAGCTGCAATACGTGCCACTGGACTTGATTCAGCGCGGCAAATACCAGCCACGTCGCGACATGGATCCGACGGCCCTGGAAGAACTGGCACAGTCGATCAAATCCCATGGGGTGATGCAGCCGATTGTAGTGCGCCCGATAGGCGGAGGACGTTTCGAAATCGTCGCTGGCGAACGGCGCTGGCGCGCCAGTCAGCAAGCCGGCCAGGACAAGATTCCAGCCATGGTCCGTGAGCTGCCGGACGAAGCGGCCATTGCCATGGCGCTGATCGAGAACATCCAGCGCGAAGACCTCAACCCCATCGAAGAAGCCATGGCGTTGCAGCGTTTGCAGCAGGAGTTCCAGCTGACTCAACAGCAGGTCGCCGATGCGGTGGGCAAATCCCGCGTGACCATCAGCAACCTGCTGCGCCTGATCGCGTTGCCGGAAGAGATCAAAATCCTCCTGTCGCATGGTGATCTGGAAATGGGCCATGCCCGTGCCTTGCTCGGTTTGCCTGCTGAACAGCAGACTGAAGGTGCGCGACATGTTGTCGCACGTGGCCTCACCGTGCGCCAAACCGAAGCACTGGTACGGCAGTGGCTGAACAGCAAAGACAAACCAGTGACCGAGGTCAAAGCTGACCCGGACATCATCCGCCTGGAACAGCGTCTGGCCGAGCGCCTGGGCTCGCCGGTGCAGATCAAGCATGGGCAGAAAGGCAAAGGTCAGTTGGTGATCAGCTACAGCTCGCTGGATGAGCTGCAAGGAGTGCTTGCTCACATTCGTTG includes:
- a CDS encoding ParB/RepB/Spo0J family partition protein, producing the protein MAVKKRGLGRGLDALLGGSSVSALQEEAAQVDSRELQYVPLDLIQRGKYQPRRDMDPTALEELAQSIKSHGVMQPIVVRPIGGGRFEIVAGERRWRASQQAGQDKIPAMVRELPDEAAIAMALIENIQREDLNPIEEAMALQRLQQEFQLTQQQVADAVGKSRVTISNLLRLIALPEEIKILLSHGDLEMGHARALLGLPAEQQTEGARHVVARGLTVRQTEALVRQWLNSKDKPVTEVKADPDIIRLEQRLAERLGSPVQIKHGQKGKGQLVISYSSLDELQGVLAHIR